The sequence below is a genomic window from Candidatus Acidiferrales bacterium.
CGCGACGATCAACTTTCGCTTGAATGTCGGCGAGGTAAGCCAGCAAGTCACAGTCAATGGAGAGCCGCCGGCCGTGGCCGTTACGACCGCGGACATTTCCGGTCTGGTGGGTGAGCGCCAAGTGAAAGTTCTTCCGCTCAACGGCCGCAGCTACGATGAATTGATGACACTCGATCCGGGGGTGGTGAATTTTACGTGGGAGAAAACGGGCGGCGTAGGAGTATCAAATTCCACAGTCGGAAATATGTTCTCTGTCTCCGGGAATCGTCCGCAGCAGAATTTGTTTTTATTGAACGGAATCGAGTTTACTGGCGCTGCGGAAAATAATATGCAGCCCGGTGGGACCAGTGGCTTGCTGCTCGGCGTGGACGCGGTGAGAGAATTTAACGTCCTGCGTGATTCCTACGGCGCAGAGTACGGCAAACGCCCCGGAGCGCAGGTGGTGATGGTCACGCAATCCGGCACGAATGCACGGCACGGTTCCACATATGAATTTTTCCGCAATAATGCCCTGGATGCAGCGAATTACTTCGATCACGGAGGGACCCCGCCCCTGTTCCAGCGCAACCAGTTTGGCGCCTCTCTGGGAGGTCCAATCAAAACGAATAAGACGTTCGTTTTCTCGAATTACGAGGGCTTTCGGCAGCACTTGCATGAGACGAACGTGACCCTCGTCCCCGACACGAATGCGCGGAATGGCATGTTGCCATGTGCGCTTGTGACGCCAGCGCCCAACCCATGCCCCGGCAACGGGCTATACGACGTCGGCGTTGCGCCGGGAGTAGCGCCTCTGTTTAACCTCTGGCCCGCGCAAAGCTCGACGGCTCCGGACTTTGGGGGCATTGCCGAGACCTTCAGCAATCCCCTGCAGACAATTCGCCAAGATTTTGGAACCACACGTCTCGACCATATTTTTTCGGAGACCGATTCTCTGAGCGGCGTCTACACGATCGACGATAGCGCGGATACGACTCCGACGAGCAACCCCTTCAGCACGGATATCGAAAGCTTGCGCGAGCAGGTTTTGAGCTTCGAAGAAACGCACGTGTTCAATTCGAACTTGATCAATACAGCCCGCTTCGGCTTCTCCCGCGCCAGCTATTTTTACACTGGTGAGCCCACGCCAGGCACCTTGGCCGCAAGCGTACCCACATTTTTGACCGGCGATCCTGTCGGCGCGGTGGTTGTGGGAGGCAGTGCGGCCTCGAATCCCGCAGCCCAGCTCAGCCTTGCCGGCAGCAACAATGGCAGCAATCTGGACGTCAATCGAAATATCTTTACTTACGAAGATCAGGTTTCCTTCACCAAGGGACGGCATCAATTCTCCTTTGGCGCATCATTTCAACGCTTACAATCAAACGAGAATCTAGCGTTGAGCCAATACGGTCAGGCGACATTCACCGGTTTGCAGGGTTTCTTGCAAGGCAACGCCAATTTTCTCTTTGACCCCACATCTACGCCGCTCGGATGGCGGACACTTCTCGGAGCGTTTTATGCGGAAGACATAATCCGCGTGAACTCAGAACTTACGCTTTCTCTCGGGCTGCGCGACGAATTCACCACCGGCTGGAACGAGGCATCCGGCCGAGCGTCGACATTTGTCTTCACCAACGGCGTGATGCAAACGCAGCCACGGATCGGAGATTCGGCGTTCACGACAAACAACGCCACGCATCTCTTCCAACCGCGCATCGGCATGGCATGGAGCCCGTTCAGTTCGAAAACAGTGATCCGAGCGGGATTTGGGATGTATAACGACCTGCAGGACGCACTCGGCTATCGCATGGATCAAAACGCGCCCTTTAATCCGACCTATAGCGTCGCGTTGCCAGTATCGCAGTTCCCTCTTACACCGAGCGCGCCCGTACCGGCAGGAACTAAAATTCTCCCCGGCGGAGTTCAGCCGGATTTGAACACGCCGACGCTGGTTTCGTACTCACTGCGAATCGAGCAGGCCTTGGGAGCTAATACGTCCGTGAGCGCAGGCTACGTGGGATCGCACGGCTATCACGAAATCGTCAGCTTGGATGCCAACGAACCGATCCCCAAGATTTGCCCGGCGGCCGCATGCCCCGCAACCTTGCCGACTGGCCAGCCTGTTCCTGCCGGAACGTTTTACATCCCCGCAGGAACGCCAAAAGCAAATCCGGCGCTCGGAAACTCGTGGGGCTGGCATTCGGAAGGATCGAGCTCGTATAACGCACTGCAATTGGACATGAATCATCGTTTCAGCGAAGGGCTTGCGTTTCGCGTCGCGTACACCTGGTCAAAGGCGCTTGATGACGGCGATTCTCTAAACGCCACGGCCGCGGGCAATGCGCCTGGGCTGGTGATGAATCCGTACGACATTCGGGCCGATTGGGGACCGGCGACTTACGACGCGCGCAATGTTGGCGTAGGAAACGTAACTTACGCACTGCCCTTTGGCCAATCGCAGCGATGGCTTGGCAACTGGAATGGATGGCGCGGTACGATGGTGAGCGGGTGGTCGGTTAACAGCATCATCACGCTTCAGGGCGGCTTTCCTTTTACTCCGCAGCTCAGCTACAACCCGTCGAACAACGGCGACACACGAAATCCTGTGCGGCCATTCGTCAATCCCGCGTTTACCGGCAACGCGATCGAAGGAGGAGTCACCCAGTATTTCAACCCCGCGGCGTTCATCGCTCCGCCGCTGAATAGCGGATTCTATGGGAACCTTGGCCGCGATGCGCTCACCGGACCCGGCCTGGCAACCTGGGATTTCTCTGCAATGAAGGACACGCAAGTGGCCGAACGAATACGGCTCGAATTTCGCGCGGAAATTTTCAACCTTCTCAATCGCGCGAACTTCAATACGCCGAATCCCATCGTGTTTACCCCATCTGGAGTGTCGCCAACGGCAGGCGTGATCACGAGTACTTCGACTACCGCCCGGCAAGTGCAATTCGGCCTCAAGCTCCTATGGTGAGCGGCGCATAGGGTATACTCTGCGGGCGGCAGACAGCGAATGGTGGCCGAAACCGCCCTTCCGGAGGCGCTCCGATGCGACGATCAGAGATTGCCCTGACTTGCGTGATATTTATTTTCGCACTTCCCTTTCTTGCTCAGCTTGCCCATGCCCAAGAAACATCCGTACCGGAAATCCAGTACGAATCAGTTCCGAATTTCCTGAAGCTTCCACCGAATTTGTATCTTGGGGAGGTTTCTGGCGTTGCCGTGAACTCCAAGGGGCACGTGTTCGTCTTTTCGCGCGGCAATACAACTGGCCCGGCGTACGGCGCGACGGCCGCACAACTGCTCGAATTCGACGCGAATGGAAATTTCGTGCGCGAGATTGGCCACAATCTGTACGCGTGGTCCTTTGCGCACACCGTAAAGATCGATTCGGAAGACAACATTTGGGCGACGGATAAAGGCTCGGACATGGTTATTAAGTTCGATCCGCAAGGCCGCGTGGTGATGGTCTTTGGTCGCAAACAAGAAGCAGCCGATGAACACACCGGCCCACTCGCCCATCCGAATCCGCCTTTGCCCCCAGTCGATGGGCTTTTCCGCCAAGTCACAGACGTCGCTTGGGACGCCGCAGGCAATACTTACATCAGCGATGGCTACATCAATTCACGCGTGGCGAAGGTAGACAAGGACGGCAACTGGCTCATGTCCTGGGGCGGGCCGGGCGATAAGCCGGGCCAGTTCAATACTCCGCATAGCATTGCCGTTGACGCCGCGGGCCGTGTTTACGTCGCAGATCGCGGCAATCGCCGCATTCAAGTCTTCGACGGCAATGGAAAATTCCTGCGCCAAATCACCATTGACGCCCCGGCGCCGCCCGATGCCCGCCCCCCGATTGGAAACAAGGCGGCGAATCCCCGCGGTACGATGGCGCCGGGCGCGCCCTGGGCCATTTGCATCACGCCGGGCCCGCATCAGGTGCTATACAGCGCCGATGCATTTCCAGGGCGCATCTATAAGCTGAGCCTCGACGGGAAAATTCTCGGAATGTTTGGCAAATCAGGCAAACAGCCCAAGGAATTCGGCTGGATTCATGAAATCGCGTGCCCTTCCGAAAACGAACTTTACGTCGCGGAAATACTCAACTGGCGTGTGCAGAAACTGATTCTTCGGCCGAACCAATAACGTGCGTTCAATGACGCTTCGAGTGGGAACTCCGAGAATTCAACTTTGAGACTTTTGCGATTTGTATTATAGAGGGCTGCTCACTGGCGCGCGGTCCTGAAAACTGCCGCGCTTATGCGACCTAGTATAAAGTGAACGACTGCAATCTTGGGGGTGTGAATTGAAAGCTACAGAACCGTCATTAATCACGTCTGGAAATCTTGCCGCCGGTGTCTTGCTGATTCTGTTTGCCATCCTCTCGTGCGTTCCTGCTCGCGCGCAGCAGAAGCGCCCTCTTAGCCTTGACGACCTCGCGCGCATGCGCGATGTTCGTGATCCGCAATGTTCGCCTGAGGGCAAGCAAGTCGCCTACGTCGTGAGTACTATCGACGTAAAAGGCGACAAACATAGTTCGCACATCTGGATGGTCAGCACCGACGGTTCGAGCGATCGCCAGATTACGGAGAGTCAGGAGTCCGAGAGCAGCCCGCGGTGGTCTCCCGACGGGAAATACTTGGCGTTCACTTCTGGACGCCCGGGCGAAACTAAGGGAAGCCAGGTCTGGCTTCTCAATCGCGATGGTGGCGAGGCAATGCAGATCACAAATGTCACCAAAGGCCATTTGCAATCCTACGAATGGTCGCCCGATTCAAAGCGCCTTGCGCTCGTGATCAAGGATCCGAATCCACAGCAGCCCGAGCAAGAGGAAGAAAACGGCAAGCCGCAACCTCCCAAACCCATCGTCATCACGCGCTATCATTTCCGGCAGGACGTCGTCGGCTATGTGCTCGCCGATCAGCGCACGCACATCTATCTCTTCGATATCGCCACGAAGAAAATGGAACGCCTGACAACGGACAATTCGCATGACGAATTGGGCCCCGTGTGGTCTCCGGACGGAGCGCGCATCGCATTCTTGAGCAATCACGAGCCAGATCCTGATCGCGATCCTGTCCCGCAGATTTTCGTCGCCGAAGCACGACCCGGCGCGCCGGAAACTCAAGTCACCCACTACGCGACGCGCGGAACACGCGGGCGCCTCGCGTGGAGCCCGGATGGAAAATGGATCGCTTTCTTGCTTGGCGATGAAAAGAAGTGGGACGCGTATGGCATGAGCCGTCTGGCCATTGTCTCCTCCGACGGCTCCGCCGAGCCGGCCGTCCTCACTGAGAAGCTTGATCGCTCCGTTTCCGCACCCTATTTCAGCACCGATGGAAAATCGATCATCGTTGATGAAGAGGACGATCGCTCGGAATATCCGATCTCCGTGAATATCGCTGACCACAGTGTCCAGCGGCTTCTCCAACCGCCCATTGTCATTGGCAGCATCTCGCATTCCAAAGGATGTCTTGCTGGCCTTACAGGCGGCGACTACAAAGCGACTGAAGTCTACTCATGGGATGGCGGTACGCTTCGGCAACTGTCCCATCAAAACGACGCGCTCTTCTCTCAGCTCGAACTGGCAAAGACCGAGGACGTCAACTACAAGTCTCCCGATGGAACGGAAGTCCACGGCTTATTGACCTATCCCTTGGGATACACCCAGGGCACGAAAGTCCCACTGCTCCTGCGCATTCACGGCGGCCCGAATGGACAGGATGCACATTACTTCAGCTTCGAGCGCCAGATTTTTGCTGCCAGTGGATACGCCGTGCTCAACGTGAATTATCGCGGCAGCTCTGGACGAGGGCAGAAGTTCCAGCGCGCGATTTTCGCCGACTGGGGACACTACGAAGTCGAAGATCTGAAAGCCGGAATTCAGCGCGTCATTTCGATGGGCGTTGCCGACCCAGACCACATCGGCGTGGGCGGCTGGAGCTACGGCTGCATACTCACCGACTACATGATCGCGAGCGATCCTACGCTGAAAGCCGCAACGTGCGGCGCCGGCACGGGCTTCACCGTGGCGCTTTACGGAGTGGATCAATACATCATTCAGTACGACAATGAAATCGGCCCGCCCTGGGAGCCGAAGGCCTGGGACACCTATCAGAAAATTTCGTATCCGTTTCTGCATGCCGATCGCATCAAGACGCCCACGATCTATTTCAGCGGCGATAAAGACGCCAACGTTCCAATGATCGGCAATATGGAAATGTATCAGGCGCTTCGCAGCCTGGGCATCCCCACCGAATTCATTATTTACCCGAACGAGTTTCACGGCATTCAGCGGCCCAGCTTCCAGCGCGACCGCTACGAGCGCTATCTGGCGTGGTACGCGAAATACATTAAAAATGGCAACGCACAGTAATAAAATCGGCGGCAAGCGACTCTTTTTGCGCCAACGAGCTGATTTCATTTGCGGCATAAGACGGCAGTGATGCTTTTGCGCGCAGTTTAGGACTATCGGGACTTTTCGTCCGCATCTGCTCGCCACTGTCTGAATCTGCGCGACATTCCAGTCTGAGTCTCCTTACGATGAATTGGCCCCCGCACAATTGTGGTGGAGGCCGGCGCATGCGCGGAGAGAGCCTTCGGCTAATGCATCTTGACGCGTAGCCGGAGAATCTAATGCGGACATTTGTGCCAGTTTTACGGGAGGAGCCTTGATCGATCGTGCCGATCATGTTGTTGCGGTGATTTTTGTTTTGAGCGTCGTGCGTGGGAACGAGACCATAGGGAAGCCGCAACCGAATGAACCGCTGGGTTCGTTTCGCCGGCGCTTTGCCGGAGCGGCGATGCT
It includes:
- a CDS encoding peptidyl-alpha-hydroxyglycine alpha-amidating lyase family protein, with the translated sequence MRRSEIALTCVIFIFALPFLAQLAHAQETSVPEIQYESVPNFLKLPPNLYLGEVSGVAVNSKGHVFVFSRGNTTGPAYGATAAQLLEFDANGNFVREIGHNLYAWSFAHTVKIDSEDNIWATDKGSDMVIKFDPQGRVVMVFGRKQEAADEHTGPLAHPNPPLPPVDGLFRQVTDVAWDAAGNTYISDGYINSRVAKVDKDGNWLMSWGGPGDKPGQFNTPHSIAVDAAGRVYVADRGNRRIQVFDGNGKFLRQITIDAPAPPDARPPIGNKAANPRGTMAPGAPWAICITPGPHQVLYSADAFPGRIYKLSLDGKILGMFGKSGKQPKEFGWIHEIACPSENELYVAEILNWRVQKLILRPNQ
- a CDS encoding S9 family peptidase, which codes for MKATEPSLITSGNLAAGVLLILFAILSCVPARAQQKRPLSLDDLARMRDVRDPQCSPEGKQVAYVVSTIDVKGDKHSSHIWMVSTDGSSDRQITESQESESSPRWSPDGKYLAFTSGRPGETKGSQVWLLNRDGGEAMQITNVTKGHLQSYEWSPDSKRLALVIKDPNPQQPEQEEENGKPQPPKPIVITRYHFRQDVVGYVLADQRTHIYLFDIATKKMERLTTDNSHDELGPVWSPDGARIAFLSNHEPDPDRDPVPQIFVAEARPGAPETQVTHYATRGTRGRLAWSPDGKWIAFLLGDEKKWDAYGMSRLAIVSSDGSAEPAVLTEKLDRSVSAPYFSTDGKSIIVDEEDDRSEYPISVNIADHSVQRLLQPPIVIGSISHSKGCLAGLTGGDYKATEVYSWDGGTLRQLSHQNDALFSQLELAKTEDVNYKSPDGTEVHGLLTYPLGYTQGTKVPLLLRIHGGPNGQDAHYFSFERQIFAASGYAVLNVNYRGSSGRGQKFQRAIFADWGHYEVEDLKAGIQRVISMGVADPDHIGVGGWSYGCILTDYMIASDPTLKAATCGAGTGFTVALYGVDQYIIQYDNEIGPPWEPKAWDTYQKISYPFLHADRIKTPTIYFSGDKDANVPMIGNMEMYQALRSLGIPTEFIIYPNEFHGIQRPSFQRDRYERYLAWYAKYIKNGNAQ
- a CDS encoding carboxypeptidase-like regulatory domain-containing protein, with the protein product MVIDQTGAVVAHAAVTATNLETGEVRTAETDSTGRFQLSALPVGVYEVQSSKAGFEREIRKEIHLVVGQDATINFRLNVGEVSQQVTVNGEPPAVAVTTADISGLVGERQVKVLPLNGRSYDELMTLDPGVVNFTWEKTGGVGVSNSTVGNMFSVSGNRPQQNLFLLNGIEFTGAAENNMQPGGTSGLLLGVDAVREFNVLRDSYGAEYGKRPGAQVVMVTQSGTNARHGSTYEFFRNNALDAANYFDHGGTPPLFQRNQFGASLGGPIKTNKTFVFSNYEGFRQHLHETNVTLVPDTNARNGMLPCALVTPAPNPCPGNGLYDVGVAPGVAPLFNLWPAQSSTAPDFGGIAETFSNPLQTIRQDFGTTRLDHIFSETDSLSGVYTIDDSADTTPTSNPFSTDIESLREQVLSFEETHVFNSNLINTARFGFSRASYFYTGEPTPGTLAASVPTFLTGDPVGAVVVGGSAASNPAAQLSLAGSNNGSNLDVNRNIFTYEDQVSFTKGRHQFSFGASFQRLQSNENLALSQYGQATFTGLQGFLQGNANFLFDPTSTPLGWRTLLGAFYAEDIIRVNSELTLSLGLRDEFTTGWNEASGRASTFVFTNGVMQTQPRIGDSAFTTNNATHLFQPRIGMAWSPFSSKTVIRAGFGMYNDLQDALGYRMDQNAPFNPTYSVALPVSQFPLTPSAPVPAGTKILPGGVQPDLNTPTLVSYSLRIEQALGANTSVSAGYVGSHGYHEIVSLDANEPIPKICPAAACPATLPTGQPVPAGTFYIPAGTPKANPALGNSWGWHSEGSSSYNALQLDMNHRFSEGLAFRVAYTWSKALDDGDSLNATAAGNAPGLVMNPYDIRADWGPATYDARNVGVGNVTYALPFGQSQRWLGNWNGWRGTMVSGWSVNSIITLQGGFPFTPQLSYNPSNNGDTRNPVRPFVNPAFTGNAIEGGVTQYFNPAAFIAPPLNSGFYGNLGRDALTGPGLATWDFSAMKDTQVAERIRLEFRAEIFNLLNRANFNTPNPIVFTPSGVSPTAGVITSTSTTARQVQFGLKLLW